In Accipiter gentilis chromosome 22, bAccGen1.1, whole genome shotgun sequence, the following are encoded in one genomic region:
- the ACCS gene encoding 1-aminocyclopropane-1-carboxylate synthase-like protein 1 isoform X2 — protein MDFRGKKYERGSNWSDPEVVELLQLWADESVQLELESCLRNQHVFNRIAEVLREKGIHRTGDQCREKIKKMKLEYRRIKDNSKAPRGGRTWKFYEVMDRVLTSRPALAYGSLSGSMMAQQVLQGSMVESYHHQFASSALPFGHSQHPELMEIKCFSEPNMANSSRIQNVVPRPGFSALHRLRKKRKGQRVKDPLDDLLLKTLTSQRAMEERFLQMEERRYQRDLDVEERRMQLEQRRFELEREHEFRMFSVFAQMLSILKQSHSGSSSSVAMPRGVDFSQALSEIAGMGGGGGNLQEMRARLLTERRVDIHGFCNPSDFQRSPYLSARGNIANIFRGSTEEGYKAYHADKYDEDKNPNGIINFGTSENKLCFDLMSKRLTQTDMNLMEPPLLQYPDWKGHMFLREEVARFLTYYCKAPAPLKAENVIVLNGCGSLFSALATVLCDPGEAVLIATPFYGGITQSVFLYGNVKLVYAYLDSKITGTSTRPFQLTVEKLEKALQDARAEGVTVRALILLNPQNPLGDIYSLSELRDYLEFAKRHELHVIVDEIYMLSVFDESATFHSVLGMDRLPDPQRTHVMWGISKDFAVSGIRFGTLYTENQDVANAVASLCYFHGVCGPVQHKVAQLLRDRDWISQVYLRANHARLKAAHTYVTDELKTLGVPFLNRNAGFFVWIDFRKYLRTGTFEEEMLLWRRFLDNKVLLSCGKAFECSEPGWFRIIFADKTHRLQLGMQRIRKVLEEREQEILAEEKERPCQSDQDGKADSTDEVIFVSRHQEPTCASSSNLGDLIGLLQQQMRSSDWLQKNTAEQFAQEKPEIYDVFSKLVGKQ, from the exons ATGGATTTTCGGGGGAAGAAGTACGAGCGCGGCAGTAACTGGTCGGACCCGGAGGTGgtggagctgctgcagctgtgggccGACGAGTCggtgcagctggagctggagagCTGCCTGAGGAACCAGCACGTCTTCAACCGCATCGCCGAGGTGCTGCGGGAGAAGGGCATCCACCGGACGGGAGACCAGTGCCGGGAGAAGATCAAGAAGATGAAGCTGGAGTACCGGCGGATCAAGGACAACAGCAAggccccgcggggcggccggACGTGGAAGTTCTACGAGGTGATGGACCGGGTGCTGACCAGCCGGCCCGCCTTGGCCTACGGCTCGCTGAGCGGCAGCATGATGGCTCAGCAGGTGCTGCAGGGCAGCATGGTGGAGAGCTACCATCACCAGTTCGCCTCCTCGGCCCTGCCCTTTGGACACTCCCAGCACCCCGAACTGATGGAAATCAAAT GTTTTAGTGAGCCCAACATGGCAAACTCATCACGGATCCAGAACGTGGTTCCCCGGCCTGGCTTCTCCGCCTTGCATCGGCTGAGAAAAAAGCGGAAAGGCCAGCGCGTGAAGGACCCGCTCGACGATCTCTTGCTGAAGACCCTGACATCTCAGCGGGCCATGGAAGAGCGCTTTCTGCAGATGGAGGAACGCCGATATCAGCGAGATTTGGACGTGGAGGAGCGTCGGATGCAACTGGAGCAGCGCCGGTTTGAACTGGAGCGGGAGCACGAGTTCCGCATGTTCAGTGTCTTTGCTCAGATGCTCAGCATCCTAAAGCAGAGCCATAgcggctcctcctcctccgtcgCGATGCCTCGGGGCGTGGACTTCAGCCAGGCACTGTCCGAAATTGCGGgaatgggaggaggagggggtaaCCTGCAAGAGATGAGGGCTCGGCTGCTTACCGAGAGGAGGGTTGACATCCACGGCTTCTGTAACCCCAGCGACTTCCAGAGAAGCCCCTACCTCTCTGCTCGCGGCAACATTGCCAACATTTTTcggggctctaccgaggaagggTACAAAGCTTATCATGCTGACAAGTATGATGAAGACAAGAACCCCAAT GGTATAATAAACTTTGGCACCAGTGAGAATAAACTGTGCTTTGACCTGATGTCTAAGCGG CTGACACAGACCGATATGAATCTGATGGAGCCTCCACTGCTTCAGTACCCTGACTGGAAGGGACATATGTT TTTACGGGAGGAAGTGGCTCGATTTTTGACCTATTACTGCAAGGCCCCTGCACCTCTTAAGGCAGAAAAT GTGATTGTTTTAAATGGTTGTGGCTCGCTATTTTCTGCGTTAGCTACAGTCCTTTGTGATCCAGGGG AAGCTGTTCTGATTGCTACTCCCTTTTATGGTGGTATTACCCAGAGTGTCTTCCTCTATGGTAATGTCAAGCTGGTGTATGCCTATTTAGACAGTAAG ATTACTGGAACAAGCACTCGGCCTTTTCAACTTACagtggaaaaactggaaaaagccTTGCAGGATGCCCGGGCAGAG GGTGTCACTGTAAGGGCCTTAATTCTTCTGAATCCCCAAAATCCCCTTGGCGACATCTACTCCTTGTCAGAGCTACGGGATTACCTGGAATTTGCTAAAAG ACATGAATTGCATGTGATAGTAGATGAGATCTACATGCTGTCAGTTTTTGATGAATCAGCCACGTTTCACAGTGTCCTAGGCATGGACAG ATTGCCTGATCCACAGCGGACTCATGTGATGTGGGGAATAAGCAAG GATTTTGCTGTCTCTGGGATTCGTTTTGGTACTTTATATACAGAGAACCAAGACGTTGCTAATGCGGTGGCTTCTTTGTGTTATTTCCACGGGGTTTGTGGACCTGTCCAGCACAAGGTTGCGCAGCTGCTTAGAGACAGAG ACTGGATCAGCCAGGTGTACCTGAGGGCCAACCATGCCCGCTTAAAAGCTGCCCATACATATGTGACAGATGAGCTGAAGACACTTGGGGTTCCTTTTCTCAACCGCAATGCAGGCTTCTTTGTCTGGATTGATTTCCGAAAG TACCTTAGGACAGGCACATTTGAGGAGGAGATGCTGCTCTGGAGGCGTTTTCTGGATAACAAGGTCCTCCTGTCCTGTGGTAAAGCCTTTGAATGTAGTGAACCCGGATGGTTCCGCATCATCTTTGCTGACAAGACCCACCGGCTACAGTTAG GTATGCAACGGATCCGCAAGGTTTTAGAAGAGCGGGAGCAGGAGATACTGGCTGAGGAGAAGGAGCGGCCTTGTCAGTCAGATCAGGATGGCAAAGCAGATAGCACAGATGAAGTCATTTTTGTGTCCCGCCACCAGGAACCTACCTGTGCCAGTAGCTCCAACCTTGGTGACCTCATTGGCCTCCTGCAGCAACAGATGCGTTCATCTGACTGGCTACAGAAAAATACAGCCGAGCAGTTTGCACAGGAAAAGCCAGAGATCTACGATGTGTTCAGCAAACTGGTGGGGAAGCAGTAG
- the ACCS gene encoding 1-aminocyclopropane-1-carboxylate synthase-like protein 1 isoform X3: MANSSRIQNVVPRPGFSALHRLRKKRKGQRVKDPLDDLLLKTLTSQRAMEERFLQMEERRYQRDLDVEERRMQLEQRRFELEREHEFRMFSVFAQMLSILKQSHSGSSSSVAMPRGVDFSQALSEIAGMGGGGGNLQEMRARLLTERRVDIHGFCNPSDFQRSPYLSARGNIANIFRGSTEEGYKAYHADKYDEDKNPNGIINFGTSENKLCFDLMSKRLTQTDMNLMEPPLLQYPDWKGHMFLREEVARFLTYYCKAPAPLKAENVIVLNGCGSLFSALATVLCDPGEAVLIATPFYGGITQSVFLYGNVKLVYAYLDSKITGTSTRPFQLTVEKLEKALQDARAEGVTVRALILLNPQNPLGDIYSLSELRDYLEFAKRHELHVIVDEIYMLSVFDESATFHSVLGMDRLPDPQRTHVMWGISKDFAVSGIRFGTLYTENQDVANAVASLCYFHGVCGPVQHKVAQLLRDRDWISQVYLRANHARLKAAHTYVTDELKTLGVPFLNRNAGFFVWIDFRKYLRTGTFEEEMLLWRRFLDNKVLLSCGKAFECSEPGWFRIIFADKTHRLQLGMQRIRKVLEEREQEILAEEKERPCQSDQDGKADSTDEVIFVSRHQEPTCASSSNLGDLIGLLQQQMRSSDWLQKNTAEQFAQEKPEIYDVFSKLVGKQ, translated from the exons ATGGCAAACTCATCACGGATCCAGAACGTGGTTCCCCGGCCTGGCTTCTCCGCCTTGCATCGGCTGAGAAAAAAGCGGAAAGGCCAGCGCGTGAAGGACCCGCTCGACGATCTCTTGCTGAAGACCCTGACATCTCAGCGGGCCATGGAAGAGCGCTTTCTGCAGATGGAGGAACGCCGATATCAGCGAGATTTGGACGTGGAGGAGCGTCGGATGCAACTGGAGCAGCGCCGGTTTGAACTGGAGCGGGAGCACGAGTTCCGCATGTTCAGTGTCTTTGCTCAGATGCTCAGCATCCTAAAGCAGAGCCATAgcggctcctcctcctccgtcgCGATGCCTCGGGGCGTGGACTTCAGCCAGGCACTGTCCGAAATTGCGGgaatgggaggaggagggggtaaCCTGCAAGAGATGAGGGCTCGGCTGCTTACCGAGAGGAGGGTTGACATCCACGGCTTCTGTAACCCCAGCGACTTCCAGAGAAGCCCCTACCTCTCTGCTCGCGGCAACATTGCCAACATTTTTcggggctctaccgaggaagggTACAAAGCTTATCATGCTGACAAGTATGATGAAGACAAGAACCCCAAT GGTATAATAAACTTTGGCACCAGTGAGAATAAACTGTGCTTTGACCTGATGTCTAAGCGG CTGACACAGACCGATATGAATCTGATGGAGCCTCCACTGCTTCAGTACCCTGACTGGAAGGGACATATGTT TTTACGGGAGGAAGTGGCTCGATTTTTGACCTATTACTGCAAGGCCCCTGCACCTCTTAAGGCAGAAAAT GTGATTGTTTTAAATGGTTGTGGCTCGCTATTTTCTGCGTTAGCTACAGTCCTTTGTGATCCAGGGG AAGCTGTTCTGATTGCTACTCCCTTTTATGGTGGTATTACCCAGAGTGTCTTCCTCTATGGTAATGTCAAGCTGGTGTATGCCTATTTAGACAGTAAG ATTACTGGAACAAGCACTCGGCCTTTTCAACTTACagtggaaaaactggaaaaagccTTGCAGGATGCCCGGGCAGAG GGTGTCACTGTAAGGGCCTTAATTCTTCTGAATCCCCAAAATCCCCTTGGCGACATCTACTCCTTGTCAGAGCTACGGGATTACCTGGAATTTGCTAAAAG ACATGAATTGCATGTGATAGTAGATGAGATCTACATGCTGTCAGTTTTTGATGAATCAGCCACGTTTCACAGTGTCCTAGGCATGGACAG ATTGCCTGATCCACAGCGGACTCATGTGATGTGGGGAATAAGCAAG GATTTTGCTGTCTCTGGGATTCGTTTTGGTACTTTATATACAGAGAACCAAGACGTTGCTAATGCGGTGGCTTCTTTGTGTTATTTCCACGGGGTTTGTGGACCTGTCCAGCACAAGGTTGCGCAGCTGCTTAGAGACAGAG ACTGGATCAGCCAGGTGTACCTGAGGGCCAACCATGCCCGCTTAAAAGCTGCCCATACATATGTGACAGATGAGCTGAAGACACTTGGGGTTCCTTTTCTCAACCGCAATGCAGGCTTCTTTGTCTGGATTGATTTCCGAAAG TACCTTAGGACAGGCACATTTGAGGAGGAGATGCTGCTCTGGAGGCGTTTTCTGGATAACAAGGTCCTCCTGTCCTGTGGTAAAGCCTTTGAATGTAGTGAACCCGGATGGTTCCGCATCATCTTTGCTGACAAGACCCACCGGCTACAGTTAG GTATGCAACGGATCCGCAAGGTTTTAGAAGAGCGGGAGCAGGAGATACTGGCTGAGGAGAAGGAGCGGCCTTGTCAGTCAGATCAGGATGGCAAAGCAGATAGCACAGATGAAGTCATTTTTGTGTCCCGCCACCAGGAACCTACCTGTGCCAGTAGCTCCAACCTTGGTGACCTCATTGGCCTCCTGCAGCAACAGATGCGTTCATCTGACTGGCTACAGAAAAATACAGCCGAGCAGTTTGCACAGGAAAAGCCAGAGATCTACGATGTGTTCAGCAAACTGGTGGGGAAGCAGTAG
- the ACCS gene encoding 1-aminocyclopropane-1-carboxylate synthase-like protein 1 isoform X1 produces the protein MDFRGKKYERGSNWSDPEVVELLQLWADESVQLELESCLRNQHVFNRIAEVLREKGIHRTGDQCREKIKKMKLEYRRIKDNSKAPRGGRTWKFYEVMDRVLTSRPALAYGSLSGSMMAQQVLQGSMVESYHHQFASSALPFGHSQHPELMEIKCEEVNSDEHCLTPEPPPAMSYQQGSPEDHEMERAFLERAQNDSPISRVEIPIETSVSPSGFSEPNMANSSRIQNVVPRPGFSALHRLRKKRKGQRVKDPLDDLLLKTLTSQRAMEERFLQMEERRYQRDLDVEERRMQLEQRRFELEREHEFRMFSVFAQMLSILKQSHSGSSSSVAMPRGVDFSQALSEIAGMGGGGGNLQEMRARLLTERRVDIHGFCNPSDFQRSPYLSARGNIANIFRGSTEEGYKAYHADKYDEDKNPNGIINFGTSENKLCFDLMSKRLTQTDMNLMEPPLLQYPDWKGHMFLREEVARFLTYYCKAPAPLKAENVIVLNGCGSLFSALATVLCDPGEAVLIATPFYGGITQSVFLYGNVKLVYAYLDSKITGTSTRPFQLTVEKLEKALQDARAEGVTVRALILLNPQNPLGDIYSLSELRDYLEFAKRHELHVIVDEIYMLSVFDESATFHSVLGMDRLPDPQRTHVMWGISKDFAVSGIRFGTLYTENQDVANAVASLCYFHGVCGPVQHKVAQLLRDRDWISQVYLRANHARLKAAHTYVTDELKTLGVPFLNRNAGFFVWIDFRKYLRTGTFEEEMLLWRRFLDNKVLLSCGKAFECSEPGWFRIIFADKTHRLQLGMQRIRKVLEEREQEILAEEKERPCQSDQDGKADSTDEVIFVSRHQEPTCASSSNLGDLIGLLQQQMRSSDWLQKNTAEQFAQEKPEIYDVFSKLVGKQ, from the exons ATGGATTTTCGGGGGAAGAAGTACGAGCGCGGCAGTAACTGGTCGGACCCGGAGGTGgtggagctgctgcagctgtgggccGACGAGTCggtgcagctggagctggagagCTGCCTGAGGAACCAGCACGTCTTCAACCGCATCGCCGAGGTGCTGCGGGAGAAGGGCATCCACCGGACGGGAGACCAGTGCCGGGAGAAGATCAAGAAGATGAAGCTGGAGTACCGGCGGATCAAGGACAACAGCAAggccccgcggggcggccggACGTGGAAGTTCTACGAGGTGATGGACCGGGTGCTGACCAGCCGGCCCGCCTTGGCCTACGGCTCGCTGAGCGGCAGCATGATGGCTCAGCAGGTGCTGCAGGGCAGCATGGTGGAGAGCTACCATCACCAGTTCGCCTCCTCGGCCCTGCCCTTTGGACACTCCCAGCACCCCGAACTGATGGAAATCAAATGTGAGGAGGTGAACTCTGATGAGCACTGCTTgaccccagagcccccaccagcCATGTCTTACCAGCAGGGCTCCCCTGAAGATCATGAGATGGAGAGAGCCTTCTTGGAGAGGGCCCAGAACGACTCTCCCATCTCCAGGGTGGAGATTCCCATTGAAACCAGTGTTTCACCTTCAG GTTTTAGTGAGCCCAACATGGCAAACTCATCACGGATCCAGAACGTGGTTCCCCGGCCTGGCTTCTCCGCCTTGCATCGGCTGAGAAAAAAGCGGAAAGGCCAGCGCGTGAAGGACCCGCTCGACGATCTCTTGCTGAAGACCCTGACATCTCAGCGGGCCATGGAAGAGCGCTTTCTGCAGATGGAGGAACGCCGATATCAGCGAGATTTGGACGTGGAGGAGCGTCGGATGCAACTGGAGCAGCGCCGGTTTGAACTGGAGCGGGAGCACGAGTTCCGCATGTTCAGTGTCTTTGCTCAGATGCTCAGCATCCTAAAGCAGAGCCATAgcggctcctcctcctccgtcgCGATGCCTCGGGGCGTGGACTTCAGCCAGGCACTGTCCGAAATTGCGGgaatgggaggaggagggggtaaCCTGCAAGAGATGAGGGCTCGGCTGCTTACCGAGAGGAGGGTTGACATCCACGGCTTCTGTAACCCCAGCGACTTCCAGAGAAGCCCCTACCTCTCTGCTCGCGGCAACATTGCCAACATTTTTcggggctctaccgaggaagggTACAAAGCTTATCATGCTGACAAGTATGATGAAGACAAGAACCCCAAT GGTATAATAAACTTTGGCACCAGTGAGAATAAACTGTGCTTTGACCTGATGTCTAAGCGG CTGACACAGACCGATATGAATCTGATGGAGCCTCCACTGCTTCAGTACCCTGACTGGAAGGGACATATGTT TTTACGGGAGGAAGTGGCTCGATTTTTGACCTATTACTGCAAGGCCCCTGCACCTCTTAAGGCAGAAAAT GTGATTGTTTTAAATGGTTGTGGCTCGCTATTTTCTGCGTTAGCTACAGTCCTTTGTGATCCAGGGG AAGCTGTTCTGATTGCTACTCCCTTTTATGGTGGTATTACCCAGAGTGTCTTCCTCTATGGTAATGTCAAGCTGGTGTATGCCTATTTAGACAGTAAG ATTACTGGAACAAGCACTCGGCCTTTTCAACTTACagtggaaaaactggaaaaagccTTGCAGGATGCCCGGGCAGAG GGTGTCACTGTAAGGGCCTTAATTCTTCTGAATCCCCAAAATCCCCTTGGCGACATCTACTCCTTGTCAGAGCTACGGGATTACCTGGAATTTGCTAAAAG ACATGAATTGCATGTGATAGTAGATGAGATCTACATGCTGTCAGTTTTTGATGAATCAGCCACGTTTCACAGTGTCCTAGGCATGGACAG ATTGCCTGATCCACAGCGGACTCATGTGATGTGGGGAATAAGCAAG GATTTTGCTGTCTCTGGGATTCGTTTTGGTACTTTATATACAGAGAACCAAGACGTTGCTAATGCGGTGGCTTCTTTGTGTTATTTCCACGGGGTTTGTGGACCTGTCCAGCACAAGGTTGCGCAGCTGCTTAGAGACAGAG ACTGGATCAGCCAGGTGTACCTGAGGGCCAACCATGCCCGCTTAAAAGCTGCCCATACATATGTGACAGATGAGCTGAAGACACTTGGGGTTCCTTTTCTCAACCGCAATGCAGGCTTCTTTGTCTGGATTGATTTCCGAAAG TACCTTAGGACAGGCACATTTGAGGAGGAGATGCTGCTCTGGAGGCGTTTTCTGGATAACAAGGTCCTCCTGTCCTGTGGTAAAGCCTTTGAATGTAGTGAACCCGGATGGTTCCGCATCATCTTTGCTGACAAGACCCACCGGCTACAGTTAG GTATGCAACGGATCCGCAAGGTTTTAGAAGAGCGGGAGCAGGAGATACTGGCTGAGGAGAAGGAGCGGCCTTGTCAGTCAGATCAGGATGGCAAAGCAGATAGCACAGATGAAGTCATTTTTGTGTCCCGCCACCAGGAACCTACCTGTGCCAGTAGCTCCAACCTTGGTGACCTCATTGGCCTCCTGCAGCAACAGATGCGTTCATCTGACTGGCTACAGAAAAATACAGCCGAGCAGTTTGCACAGGAAAAGCCAGAGATCTACGATGTGTTCAGCAAACTGGTGGGGAAGCAGTAG